In Drosophila bipectinata strain 14024-0381.07 chromosome 2R, DbipHiC1v2, whole genome shotgun sequence, one genomic interval encodes:
- the TBPH gene encoding TAR DNA-binding protein 43 isoform X2 — MDFVQVSEEEGDEPIELPAEEDGTLLLSTLQAQFPGSCGLKYRNLDTKAVRGVRSNEGRFFPPSVDSGWGEYVYFCVFPKENKRKSDDNLENSTAKTKRIETRLRCTDLIVLGLPWKTSEDSLREYFESYGEVLMAQIKKDNKSGQSKGFGFVRFGSYDAQMRVLSNRHLIDGRWCEVKVPNSKGMGHQVPCKVFVGRCTEDINSDDLREYFSKFGEVTDVFIPRPFRAFSFVTFLDPDVAQSLCGEDHIIKGVSVHVSNAAPKAEQNRNSQAQNYNYNSGNSFGMNSYPPQGNHMNGGRSGHHRGNNQHNVHGVTFQGGNFLSWMAQNGHNANYGGRKGANNQNNSGANNMIKTDNSDQQNGNAGWSNQSSGSQNSVEKSNFL, encoded by the exons ATGGATTTCGTTCAAGTTTCGGAGGAGGAGGGTGACGAGCCCATCGAGTTGCCAGCTGAGGAGGATGGCACCTTATTGCTATCCACACTTCAGGCCCAATTTCCCGGGTCATGCGGTCTTAAGTACCGAAATCTCGACACGAAAGCGGTGCGAGGGGTTCGCTCCAACGAGGGAAGGTTTTTCCCGCCCAGCGTTGATTCGGGGTGGGGCGAATATGTGTACTTCTGTGTGTTTCCAAAGG AAAACAAGCGGAAGAGCGACGATAACCTGGAGAACTCAACGGCCAAAACCAAACGCATCGAAACCAGGCTGCGGTGCACCGATCTCATTGTACTCGGCTTGCCATGGAAGACTAGCGAGGACAGCTTAAGGGAGTACTTCGAGAGCTATGGCGAGGTGCTGATGGCTCAGATCAAGAAGGACAACAAGAGTGGTCAGTCCAAGGGCTTTGGATTCGTGCGATTCGGATCTTACGATGCCCAGATGCGAGTGCTCTCCAATCGGCACCTGATCGACGGTCGTTGGTGTGAGGTGAAGGTGCCCAACTCCAAG GGAATGGGCCATCAGGTGCCCTGCAAGGTCTTCGTCGGACGCTGCACTGAGGACATCAACTCGGACGACTTGAGGGAGTATTTCTCAAAGTTCGGCGAAGTCACTGATGTCTTCATTCCGCGGCCCTTCAGAGCTTTCAGTTTTGTCACCTTTCTCGACCCCGACGTGGCACAATCGCTGTGCGGAGAGGATCATATCATCAAAG GTGTCTCGGTGCATGTCTCGAATGCTGCACCAAAGGCCGAGCAGAACAGAAATAGCCAGGCCCAAAACTACAACTACAACTCAGGCAACAGCTTCGGCATGAACTCATACCCCCCACAGGGGAACCACATGAATGGTGGCCGCAGTGGACACCATCGAGGTAATAACCAGCACAACGTACACGGAG TTACTTTCCAGGGAGGCAATTTTTTATCGTGGATGGCGCAGAACGGTCACAACGCCAACTACGGTGGCCGAAAAGGAGCGAATAACCAAAATAACTCTGGCGCTAACAATATGATTAAGACAGACAACTCCGACCAGCAG AACGGCAACGCGGGATGGTCAAATCAGAGCAGCGGATCCCAAAATTCAGTTGAGAAGTCAAACTTTCTATGA
- the TBPH gene encoding TAR DNA-binding protein 43 isoform X1, whose product MDFVQVSEEEGDEPIELPAEEDGTLLLSTLQAQFPGSCGLKYRNLDTKAVRGVRSNEGRFFPPSVDSGWGEYVYFCVFPKENKRKSDDNLENSTAKTKRIETRLRCTDLIVLGLPWKTSEDSLREYFESYGEVLMAQIKKDNKSGQSKGFGFVRFGSYDAQMRVLSNRHLIDGRWCEVKVPNSKGMGHQVPCKVFVGRCTEDINSDDLREYFSKFGEVTDVFIPRPFRAFSFVTFLDPDVAQSLCGEDHIIKGVSVHVSNAAPKAEQNRNSQAQNYNYNSGNSFGMNSYPPQGNHMNGGRSGHHRGNNQHNVHGGENSITNGHSNIGGGGYGMGGNNYGGNSGGGYHNNGSNHSGGNQNRQDGGSSYNRQAFHGMNQPHNGNVGGSNGWMNRGHLDMPNLQALGINSQGSSSSNQGQNMNNPLGVGLNLNSLPINPALVAAALNQWSLVGNQLQNQNQDQQGGNFLSWMAQNGHNANYGGRKGANNQNNSGANNMIKTDNSDQQNGNAGWSNQSSGSQNSVEKSNFL is encoded by the exons ATGGATTTCGTTCAAGTTTCGGAGGAGGAGGGTGACGAGCCCATCGAGTTGCCAGCTGAGGAGGATGGCACCTTATTGCTATCCACACTTCAGGCCCAATTTCCCGGGTCATGCGGTCTTAAGTACCGAAATCTCGACACGAAAGCGGTGCGAGGGGTTCGCTCCAACGAGGGAAGGTTTTTCCCGCCCAGCGTTGATTCGGGGTGGGGCGAATATGTGTACTTCTGTGTGTTTCCAAAGG AAAACAAGCGGAAGAGCGACGATAACCTGGAGAACTCAACGGCCAAAACCAAACGCATCGAAACCAGGCTGCGGTGCACCGATCTCATTGTACTCGGCTTGCCATGGAAGACTAGCGAGGACAGCTTAAGGGAGTACTTCGAGAGCTATGGCGAGGTGCTGATGGCTCAGATCAAGAAGGACAACAAGAGTGGTCAGTCCAAGGGCTTTGGATTCGTGCGATTCGGATCTTACGATGCCCAGATGCGAGTGCTCTCCAATCGGCACCTGATCGACGGTCGTTGGTGTGAGGTGAAGGTGCCCAACTCCAAG GGAATGGGCCATCAGGTGCCCTGCAAGGTCTTCGTCGGACGCTGCACTGAGGACATCAACTCGGACGACTTGAGGGAGTATTTCTCAAAGTTCGGCGAAGTCACTGATGTCTTCATTCCGCGGCCCTTCAGAGCTTTCAGTTTTGTCACCTTTCTCGACCCCGACGTGGCACAATCGCTGTGCGGAGAGGATCATATCATCAAAG GTGTCTCGGTGCATGTCTCGAATGCTGCACCAAAGGCCGAGCAGAACAGAAATAGCCAGGCCCAAAACTACAACTACAACTCAGGCAACAGCTTCGGCATGAACTCATACCCCCCACAGGGGAACCACATGAATGGTGGCCGCAGTGGACACCATCGAGGTAATAACCAGCACAACGTACACGGAGGTGAGAACTCAATCACCAATGGTCACAGCAATATTGGCGGTGGTGGTTACGGCATGGGTGGCAATAATTATGGAGGCAACTCGGGCGGGGGATATCACAATAATGGCAGCAATCACTCTGGCGGGAACCAGAATCGTCAGGATGGCGGCTCCTCCTACAATAGGCAGGCATTTCATGGAATGAACCAGCCGCACAACGGCAACGTGGGCGGCAGTAACGGCTGGATGAACCGGGGTCACTTGGATATGCCGAACTTGCAGGCGCTAGGCATCAATTCGCAGGGTTCCAGTTCATCGAACCAAGGTCAGAACATGAACAACCCACTGGGGGTTGgattaaatttgaactctttgCCGATCAACCCGGCGCTGGTAGCAGCTGCCCTGAATCAGTGGAGCCTTGTCGGCAATCAGCTACAAAACCAGAACCAGGACCAGCAG GGAGGCAATTTTTTATCGTGGATGGCGCAGAACGGTCACAACGCCAACTACGGTGGCCGAAAAGGAGCGAATAACCAAAATAACTCTGGCGCTAACAATATGATTAAGACAGACAACTCCGACCAGCAG AACGGCAACGCGGGATGGTCAAATCAGAGCAGCGGATCCCAAAATTCAGTTGAGAAGTCAAACTTTCTATGA
- the DUBAI gene encoding ubiquitin carboxyl-terminal hydrolase 38: MAVKQNNTESGDGNENAGNNSSGLPPNSKPTGVNGLKISNESGAAADLGSTTGEGGMNTNRPAQRDINSLLQRLEQPENAHNLMTFYEHIIVELSRMQHSKTPEDIARLKEEATKVGVLLAKRNEKHYQMFYLRVVYDLITKSTFEPPPSCALAIVFQLFDSNQILEAVHSLLEQNVQDASIRKTVGLLCVWIGECTFCSNLSLWVMALLNGLKDQGKRALLDEIALDNIEKLFHLVIFPALRYKASPLVFHMLSTINQTPEVFHKILPRIPLVLQCLKQQSNSNDEAGLEARKSLQQLVDLTSALVLRFYDHDDLYAPVKKALQTYDPSPNCLALARAMQESAQPWGRRNARVGLVNLGNTCYMNSVLQALAMTSDFSRQILLIECESALLRKVQQQIALMHHSLRYELTPLVVLNATRPPGFTPGLQQDSSEFLGHLLDLLHEHEISSFSNSGRSGGRAMSSSEEITTSGVIPYNSNDRELGSGSSKGTPTPPATPTKNPGSSQQQSGPESTPPKPASTIDKTFAGKLSTTYRCLSCGWESRNEDSFRELQLSFPDDKDDCGATNYSVQDLIEYYCSPEKLDGDNQYFCPRCKKLCDAERHIGVTQAPRNLILTLKQFKYDQKYHFRTKLMHKVFHDESVTVKVCTMESLQEMSTVHYDLYAGVVHAGYSMDSGHYFTFAADQAKRWYKFNDNQVTHSKPEEMHNLTSPNTPYILFYKMCARSNECNEASTSSLSGMGPSHQVVSLPASPPLTLEELPSNLREYVKKDNRVYNEELRVQRYKRGGGSLGGNNFVSRHNYDDDGDDEDDQAPPPTGGCGGNGLGMNYNRFVY; the protein is encoded by the exons ATGGCTGTCAAGCAGAACAACACCGAATCGGGTGACGGTAACGAGAATGCCGGCAATAACAGCAGCGGTCTGCCCCCCAACTCTAAGCCCACTGGCGTCAACGGTCTCAAGATTTCCAACGAAAGTGGTGCGGCTGCGGACCTGGGCTCCACCACTGGCGAAGGTGGCATGAACACCAACCGGCCTGCCCAGCGGGATATTAATAGCTTGCTGCAGCGCCTAGAACAACCCGAGAATGCCCACAATTTAATGACTTTTTACGAGCATATTATTGTCGAGCTGTCGCGCATGCAACATTCGAAAACGCCAGAGGACATCGCCCGCCTAAAAGAGGAAGCCACCAAGGTTGGTGTTTTGCTGGCCAAACGCAATGAGAAGCACTATCAGATGTTCTACCTGCGAGTCGTCTACGACCTGATCACCAAGTCCACCTTTGAACCGCCACCCTCGTGTGCGCTGGCAATCGTATTCCAGCTCTTCGATTCCAACCAGATTCTCGAAGCGGTGCACTCGTTGCTGGAGCAAAACGTACAGGACGCCAGCATCCGGAAGACAGTGGGGCTGCTGTGCGTTTGGATAGGCGAGTGCACCTTCTGCAGCAACCTCTCGCTTTGGGTGATGGCCCTGCTTAACGGGCTGAAGGATCAGGGCAAACGTGCGCTGCTGGACGAGATAGCGCTGGACAACATCGAGAAACTCTTCCATTTGGTGATCTTCCCCGCGCTCCGGTATAAAGCCTCGCCTTTGGTGTTTCACATGCTGTCGACCATTAATCAAACGCCCGAGGTTTTCCACAAG ATTTTGCCAAGGATCCCATTGGTGCTGCAGTGTCTAAAGCAGCAGTCGAATTCCAACGATGAAGCCGGTCTGGAGGCTCGCAAGAGTCTCCAGCAACTGGTCGATCTTACGAGCGCTCTGGTGCTACGCTTCTACGACCACGATGACCTCTATGCTCCAGTGAAAAAAGCTCTGCAGACCTACGATCCCTCGCCCAATTGCCTGGCCTTGGCACGAGCGATGCAGGAGAGCGCCCAGCCCTGGGGACGGAGGAACGCGAGAGTTGGACTTGTGAATCTGGGCAACACCTGCTATATGAACAGCGTGCTGCAAGCCCTTGCCATGACTAGCGA TTTCAGCCGACAAATCCTACTCATCGAGTGCGAGTCAGCGTTGCTCAGAAAGGTGCAGCAGCAAATCGCCCTGATGCACCACTCGCTCCGCTATGAGCTAACACCTTTGGTAGTTCTCAATGCCACTCGGCCACCCGGATTTACGCCCGGTCTGCAGCAGGACAGCTCCGAGTTCCTAGGCCATTTGCTGGACTTGCTGCACGAGCACGAAATCAGTAGCTTCTCAAATTCTGGACGCAGTGGAGGACGCGCAATGAGCAGCAGCGAAGAGATTACAACCAGTGGCGTGATACCCTATAACAGTAATGATCGGGAGTTGGGAAGCGGCAGCAGCAAAGGCACTCCCACTCCACCTGCAACACCCACCAAAAACCCAGGCAGCTCGCAGCAGCAGAGCGGGCCAGAATCGACGCCACCTAAGCCGGCATCAACCATTGACAAGACGTTCGCGGGAAAGCTATCCACCACCTATCGGTGTCTGAGCTGCGGCTGGGAGAGCCGGAATGAAGACAGCTTTCGCGAGCTTCAGCTATCATTTCCCGACGACAAGGACGACTGTGGAGCCACTAACTACTCGGTGCAGGATCTAATCGAGTACTATTGCTCGCCAGAGAAGCTTGACGGGGATAATCAGTACTTTTGCCCGCGCTGCAAGAAGCTATGCGATGCCGAGCGCCACATCGGGGTCACTCAAGCGCCACGGAACCTCATCCTTACGCTGAAGCAGTTTAAATACGACCAGAAGTACCACTTCCGCACCAAGCTCATGCATAAGGTGTTCCACGATGAGAGC GTCACAGTGAAGGTTTGCACCATGGAATCCCTGCAGGAAATGTCCACTGTACATTACGACCTTTATGCCGGAGTTGTACACGCGGGATATAGCATGGACTCTGGGCACTATTTCACGTTTGCGGCCGATCAAGCCAAGCGTTGGTACAAGTTCAACGATAACCAGGTGACCCATTCAAAGCCGGAGGAAATGCACAACCTCACCTCGCCGAACACGCCCTACATTTTGTTTTACAAAATGTGCGCACGCTCCAATGAATGCAACGAGGCGTCCACCAGCTCTTTGTCTGGGATGGGGCCGAGCCACCAAGTGGTTTCGCTCCCAGCATCACCGCCATTGACGCTGGAGGAGTTGCCAAGCAATCTGCGCGAATACGTTAAGAAGGACAACCGCGTTTACAACGAGGAGTTAAGAGTTCAGCGCTACAAACGCGGCGGCGGTAGCCTCGGAGGAAACAATTTTGTCAGTCGGCACAATTACGATGACGACGGGGACGATGAGGATGACCAAGCGCCGCCACCGACCGGAGGATGCGGTGGCAATGGGCTGGGTATGAACTACAACCGATTCGTGTACTAA
- the Tmem18 gene encoding transmembrane protein 18: protein MHPGQIEVNEVTGYWTFLLSIDWKDPWLICLVLAHVLTTTTALLSRNNSNFQVFLFLILLLAVYFTESINEYAAQNWSSFSRQQYFDSNGLFISTVFSIPILLNCMLLIGTWLYNSTQLMVSLKTAQLKERARQERQKTADTSDATTHAKVE from the exons ATGCATCCTGGTCAGATCGAAGTGAACGAAGTCACCGGCTATTGGACATTTCTTCTCAGC ATTGATTGGAAGGATCCTTGGCTGATTTGCTTGGTCCTGGCCCATGTCCTGACCACCACCACTGCTCTACTGAGTCGGAACAATAGCAATTTCCAGGTTTTCCTTTTCCTGATTCTGT TGCTGGCTGTGTATTTTACGGAAAGCATCAACGAGTACGCGGCTCAGAACTGGAGTTCCTTCTCCAGGCAACAATACTTCGATAGCAATGGCCTGTTTATCTCAACTGTTTTTTCGATTCCCATATTACTCAACTGTATGCTGTTAATT GGAACTTGGCTGTACAACTCTACTCAGCTGATGGTTTCTTTGAAAACAGCTCAACTTAAGGAGCGAGCACGTCAGGAGCGCCAAAAAACGGCGGATACAAGCGATGCAACGACACATGCTAAAGTAGAGTAG